The Salegentibacter mishustinae genome includes a window with the following:
- a CDS encoding LysM peptidoglycan-binding domain-containing protein — MVKHIILSLVFFFGISLHAQEETKGKQVEKANFRVQIFQKVDSSEIILAHPDPEFRDKLPISAVIRDSSSVSLEDLPRAAEIDSVWRAQLTNSDLFDTMYKSIREQDYEDEVNKELPTDTLKARLAKLNARTPFNVQYHPVLESVINSYLKRNKKAMERLMALSEYYFPMFEQQLDRYDIPLEIKYLAIVESALNPRAKSWVGATGLWQFMYRTGKAHGLDVSSYVDERMDPQMSTEAAAKYLANLYRSFEDWDLVLASYNSGPGNVSKAIRRSGGSNNYWELRRFLPRETAGYVPAFLATLYLFEYADEHNFQPQAPEIAFFETDTIKVKKLITFEQISEVTGVEEETLQFLNPSYKLDVIPFIEDENYMIRLPTTVSGAFVSNEAAIYNFAEEDIKKKAKAFPEFVKAEDKVRYRVKSGDYLGKIAEKYGVGVSSIRRWNNLRGNNIRIGQYLTIYPRKPGVSSQNVAAENSQKNSAKTYTVKKGDSLWSISRKFPGVTVQNLRSWNDMGANSLKPGMKLKLSKG, encoded by the coding sequence ATGGTTAAGCATATAATTTTATCTCTTGTATTCTTTTTTGGAATTAGCTTGCATGCACAGGAAGAAACAAAGGGAAAGCAGGTAGAGAAAGCTAATTTTAGAGTACAAATCTTCCAAAAGGTAGATAGCAGTGAAATTATTCTTGCTCATCCAGACCCTGAATTCAGGGATAAATTACCAATTTCGGCTGTGATTAGGGACTCTTCTTCGGTATCGCTGGAAGATCTACCTCGTGCAGCCGAAATTGATTCTGTTTGGAGAGCACAGCTTACCAATTCAGATCTTTTTGATACGATGTATAAAAGCATCAGGGAACAGGATTATGAAGACGAGGTTAATAAAGAACTTCCTACCGATACTTTAAAGGCCAGGCTTGCTAAATTAAATGCCCGTACACCTTTTAACGTCCAATACCATCCGGTACTGGAAAGTGTGATAAATTCCTACTTAAAACGAAATAAGAAAGCTATGGAGCGCCTTATGGCTTTAAGCGAATATTATTTCCCCATGTTTGAACAGCAATTGGATAGGTATGATATTCCATTAGAAATTAAATACCTGGCCATTGTAGAATCGGCTTTAAACCCAAGAGCAAAATCCTGGGTGGGTGCTACCGGACTTTGGCAGTTTATGTACAGAACAGGTAAGGCCCATGGTCTTGATGTAAGCAGTTATGTAGATGAGCGTATGGATCCGCAAATGTCTACTGAAGCCGCCGCAAAATACCTTGCAAACCTATATCGTTCTTTTGAAGATTGGGACTTAGTATTGGCTTCTTATAACTCTGGTCCGGGAAATGTTTCTAAAGCTATTCGCCGTAGTGGCGGTTCCAATAATTACTGGGAATTAAGACGATTTTTACCAAGGGAAACTGCTGGTTATGTACCGGCATTCTTGGCAACACTCTATCTTTTTGAATATGCCGATGAGCATAATTTCCAGCCACAAGCTCCAGAAATTGCATTTTTTGAAACAGATACGATCAAAGTAAAGAAGTTGATTACTTTCGAGCAGATTTCTGAAGTTACCGGGGTAGAAGAAGAGACGCTTCAGTTTTTGAACCCGAGTTATAAATTAGATGTGATTCCTTTTATAGAGGATGAAAATTATATGATAAGGCTTCCTACAACCGTTAGTGGCGCTTTTGTGAGCAACGAGGCTGCGATCTATAATTTTGCCGAAGAGGATATTAAAAAGAAAGCAAAAGCTTTCCCTGAATTTGTAAAAGCAGAAGATAAAGTTAGGTATCGCGTAAAAAGTGGCGATTATTTAGGAAAAATTGCTGAAAAATACGGGGTAGGAGTGAGCAGTATTAGGCGCTGGAATAACCTGAGAGGCAATAATATTAGAATTGGCCAGTATCTTACTATCTACCCACGAAAACCCGGTGTAAGCTCTCAAAATGTTGCTGCTGAAAATAGCCAGAAAAATAGTGCAAAAACCTATACGGTAAAGAAAGGAGATTCACTTTGGAGCATTTCCAGGAAATTTCCGGGAGTTACGGTACAGAATTTGAGGTCTTGGAATGATATGGGCGCTAACAGCCTAAAACCCGGTATGAAACTTAAACTTTCTAAGGGCTAA
- a CDS encoding phosphoglycerate kinase — protein sequence MKTLNDFNFKDKQALIRVDFNVPLNKDQEVTDANRIEAAKPTILKILEDGGSVVLMSHLGRPEGREEKYSLKHIVTKVAEVIAVEPKFVDDCVGEEVNAAADNLQPGEILLLENLRFHKEEKAGDEDFAKKLSKLGDIYVNDAFGTAHRAHASTTIVAKYFDDKCFGHLLEKEIKNLDKVLHSKEKPVTAVLGGAKVSSKITVIENILDKVDHLIIGGGMAYTFILAKGGKIGNSLVEEDKQELALEILKKAEAKNVQVHLPVDSIIADSFSEQATTDVSKINEIPDGWMGLDAGPESIENFDAVIKKSRIILWNGPLGVFEMDKFSKGTVALGNSIAEATKNGAFSLVGGGDSVAAVKKFGFEDKVSYVSTGGGAMLEMLEGKSLPGIQAIGR from the coding sequence ATGAAGACTTTAAACGATTTTAATTTTAAAGATAAGCAGGCCTTAATAAGAGTAGATTTTAATGTTCCATTAAACAAAGATCAGGAAGTAACTGATGCTAATAGAATTGAGGCGGCAAAACCAACTATTCTTAAAATTTTGGAAGATGGTGGGAGCGTTGTTTTAATGTCGCATCTTGGCAGACCAGAGGGCAGAGAAGAAAAATATTCTTTAAAACATATTGTCACAAAAGTTGCAGAAGTTATTGCAGTAGAGCCAAAATTTGTGGACGATTGTGTTGGAGAGGAAGTTAATGCTGCAGCCGATAATTTGCAACCCGGAGAAATTTTATTACTTGAAAATCTTAGATTTCATAAGGAAGAAAAAGCCGGTGATGAAGATTTTGCAAAAAAGCTTTCTAAATTAGGTGATATATATGTGAACGATGCTTTTGGTACCGCTCACCGTGCCCACGCGTCTACTACAATAGTAGCTAAGTATTTTGACGACAAATGTTTTGGGCATCTATTAGAAAAAGAGATCAAGAACCTGGATAAAGTACTTCATAGTAAAGAAAAACCGGTAACCGCAGTTTTAGGAGGAGCTAAAGTTTCTTCTAAAATTACCGTAATTGAGAATATTCTTGATAAAGTAGATCATTTGATTATTGGAGGCGGAATGGCCTATACCTTTATTCTTGCCAAAGGTGGAAAAATAGGAAATTCTCTCGTTGAAGAAGATAAGCAGGAATTAGCCTTAGAAATTCTTAAAAAGGCTGAAGCTAAGAACGTACAGGTTCATCTTCCGGTAGATTCTATTATTGCCGATAGTTTTTCTGAACAGGCTACCACAGATGTTAGCAAGATAAATGAAATTCCAGATGGTTGGATGGGACTTGATGCCGGTCCTGAAAGTATCGAGAACTTTGATGCTGTAATAAAAAAATCAAGAATTATCCTTTGGAATGGTCCGCTTGGAGTTTTTGAAATGGATAAATTTTCAAAAGGAACTGTAGCTTTAGGAAACTCAATTGCTGAAGCAACTAAAAACGGAGCATTCTCTCTAGTTGGCGGAGGAGACTCTGTTGCGGCAGTAAAAAAATTCGGTTTTGAAGATAAAGTAAGCTATGTTTCTACCGGTGGTGGAGCTATGCTAGAAATGTTAGAAGGAAAATCCCTGCCAGGTATCCAGGCAATAGGGAGATAG